A genomic region of Pseudomonas sp. MPC6 contains the following coding sequences:
- a CDS encoding STN domain-containing protein: MTHIRQVSLALLIGLISSVAEAGPLDAATPQVLDIPAQELASALEQFSRSTGMAVLVDRQLTRGRRSLAVTGRLSATDALSRMLSGSGLMARYARADAFTLQKATVRPVPDIPGAVASGSPQAAGSYAASIQIAIERSLCRSSLIRPGSFRALLQLWIGRDGVVQHSRLVSSTGDVQRDAALVDSLRNLDIEHPAPSSLSQPITLLLLPESLGKRMECLQGKGVSGG, encoded by the coding sequence TTGACTCATATTCGTCAGGTGAGCCTGGCGTTATTGATCGGGTTGATCTCGTCGGTAGCCGAGGCCGGTCCGCTTGATGCCGCGACACCCCAAGTGCTGGATATTCCGGCCCAGGAACTGGCCAGCGCACTTGAGCAGTTCAGTCGTTCCACCGGCATGGCGGTGCTGGTGGATCGTCAACTGACCCGCGGTCGACGCTCGCTTGCGGTCACGGGCCGCTTGAGCGCCACGGATGCCTTGAGCCGGATGCTCAGCGGCAGTGGACTGATGGCCCGGTATGCCCGGGCTGACGCCTTCACCTTGCAAAAGGCAACGGTTAGGCCGGTGCCAGACATACCGGGGGCGGTGGCGAGTGGCTCGCCGCAGGCCGCTGGCAGTTACGCGGCATCGATTCAGATCGCGATTGAACGCAGCCTGTGCCGCTCGTCATTGATCAGGCCGGGTAGTTTTCGCGCGTTGTTGCAACTGTGGATCGGCCGCGACGGGGTGGTTCAGCACAGCCGTCTGGTCAGCTCGACGGGAGATGTCCAGCGCGATGCGGCGCTGGTGGATAGTTTGCGTAACCTGGATATCGAACACCCGGCACCCAGCTCTCTGAGCCAGCCGATCACGCTGCTTTTGTTACCGGAATCGTTAGGAAAGCGCATGGAATGCTTACAAGGGAAAGGAGTTTCCGGGGGATGA
- a CDS encoding PLP-dependent aminotransferase family protein, which translates to MELHVVINGRKDLAGQLYQQLRSAIESGRLAAGTQLPPSRLLAQQLGISRKTISDTYAQLTYDNFLTGVIGKGTYVNARAAKITHKQSHSELAGFDVIESWRKLPVFLRHPTLEGSLRYDFIGGATSKGQFPQDDWRRCTSHALRQIAGSKGLYSLPEGLPALRNAIARHIAFSRGVNCQDEDVVVCNGAQQALDLISRVLTSPGSVVAMEDPGYPPARLLFGSHGASVIGVPVDAEGLQVDKIPDGTRLIYVTPSHQFPLGMPMSQDRRVALLERAYALGAIIIEDDYDSEFRYEGRPTDSLQSMDERGIVAYVGTFSKTLLPELRLGYAILPPAILEAVIRAKQLTDLHTSTLPQWALAKFIAEGCLLKHIRRCHTIYAGRRERILARMAGDLAPWLEAVPTTAGFHMVVMCKVPIDIPLVIELAKKVEVGLYAIDSFFYQQAPRAGFFLGFGAIETLDIDIALDRFRDILQQVA; encoded by the coding sequence ATGGAACTTCATGTTGTCATCAACGGCCGCAAGGACCTGGCAGGCCAGCTGTACCAGCAACTGCGCAGTGCCATCGAATCCGGCCGCCTGGCAGCCGGGACGCAGCTTCCGCCCAGCCGATTGCTGGCGCAACAGCTGGGCATTTCGCGCAAGACCATTTCCGACACCTACGCCCAGCTGACCTACGACAACTTTCTGACCGGGGTGATCGGCAAAGGCACCTACGTCAATGCCCGGGCGGCGAAAATCACCCATAAACAGAGCCATTCGGAACTGGCCGGTTTTGATGTCATCGAGAGCTGGCGCAAGCTGCCGGTATTTCTGCGCCATCCGACCCTGGAAGGCTCGTTGCGCTACGACTTCATCGGTGGCGCCACCAGCAAGGGCCAGTTCCCCCAGGACGATTGGCGGCGCTGCACCTCGCACGCCTTGCGTCAGATCGCCGGTTCCAAGGGCCTTTACAGCTTGCCCGAGGGCCTGCCGGCGCTGCGCAATGCGATTGCGCGGCACATTGCGTTTTCTCGCGGGGTCAACTGCCAGGATGAGGATGTGGTGGTGTGCAACGGCGCGCAACAGGCATTGGACCTGATTTCCCGGGTGCTGACGAGTCCAGGCAGTGTGGTGGCCATGGAAGACCCCGGGTACCCGCCGGCGCGCCTGCTGTTCGGCTCCCACGGCGCCAGCGTAATCGGGGTGCCGGTGGACGCCGAAGGCCTGCAGGTCGACAAGATTCCCGATGGCACCCGGCTGATTTACGTCACCCCCTCCCATCAGTTCCCCCTGGGCATGCCCATGAGCCAGGACCGTCGGGTCGCGCTGCTGGAACGGGCCTACGCCCTGGGCGCGATCATCATCGAAGACGATTACGACAGCGAGTTTCGCTACGAAGGCCGTCCCACCGACTCCTTGCAAAGCATGGATGAGCGCGGAATCGTCGCTTATGTCGGGACCTTTTCCAAAACCCTGTTGCCGGAGTTGCGACTGGGTTATGCGATTCTGCCGCCGGCCATTCTTGAAGCGGTGATTCGCGCCAAGCAACTCACCGATCTGCACACCTCCACCCTGCCCCAATGGGCACTGGCCAAGTTCATCGCCGAAGGCTGCCTGCTCAAGCACATCCGGCGCTGCCATACGATCTATGCCGGGCGCCGCGAACGAATCCTCGCGCGCATGGCCGGCGACCTGGCACCCTGGCTTGAGGCCGTGCCGACCACGGCCGGCTTCCACATGGTGGTTATGTGCAAAGTGCCTATCGATATTCCATTAGTGATCGAGTTGGCGAAAAAGGTTGAAGTCGGCCTTTATGCCATCGACAGCTTTTTCTACCAGCAAGCGCCACGGGCCGGTTTTTTCCTGGGTTTTGGCGCCATCGAAACCCTGGACATCGACATCGCCCTGGATCGTTTTCGGGACATTTTGCAGCAGGTCGCCTGA
- a CDS encoding carboxymuconolactone decarboxylase family protein — protein sequence MSPRLDYYSASPKAMKAMIAMEALTSNLSIEPALLHLIKIRASQLNGCAFCTDMHSVDARRLGETDRRLYSIVVWRDSGFFNPRERAALAWTEAVTLLSESHVPDDVFALAREQFSEGEMVDLTIAVTTINSWNRLAVSFRQIPST from the coding sequence ATGAGCCCCCGCCTGGATTACTACAGTGCCTCCCCCAAGGCGATGAAAGCGATGATTGCCATGGAGGCCTTGACCAGCAACCTCAGCATCGAACCGGCCTTGCTGCATCTGATCAAGATCCGCGCCTCGCAACTCAATGGCTGCGCCTTCTGCACCGACATGCACTCGGTGGATGCCCGACGCCTGGGCGAAACCGATCGCCGGCTGTACTCGATCGTGGTCTGGCGCGACAGCGGCTTCTTCAACCCTCGGGAACGCGCGGCGCTGGCGTGGACCGAAGCGGTCACATTGCTCTCTGAAAGTCACGTTCCGGACGATGTTTTTGCGTTGGCCCGGGAGCAGTTCAGCGAAGGCGAGATGGTCGACCTGACGATCGCCGTCACCACCATCAACAGCTGGAATCGCCTGGCGGTGAGCTTTCGGCAGATCCCGAGCACCTGA
- a CDS encoding FecR family protein: MNIFRISPPEVQPQDRLTLEAQGWLVLLTSGRATVADARALREWCAQSPEHARAFAQAKRLWQQLRPAAEHLQAPRHLGRRAFLGGAIAASAAFLLIRGTVPGGLSGLGADYITEVGEQRRFDVADGVSLELNTQTRINQRANVDGTRTFELLSGEVEVLTHARTPLKVQAGGGWLSASQARFNLRNTDRSVCVTCLDGALQLDARGHSIRLESGQQVTYDTRHIGTPQMVDTSTVIAWRQQVLVFNDATLATVIDEINRYRPGMLLLLNSELGKRKVQARFSLDQLAGVALLIRDAYRVKCTELPGGVVVLS; the protein is encoded by the coding sequence TTGAACATCTTTCGAATTTCGCCACCTGAGGTCCAGCCTCAGGACCGGCTCACTCTCGAAGCCCAGGGTTGGTTGGTCCTGTTGACCTCCGGCCGGGCGACCGTTGCCGATGCCCGCGCCTTGCGCGAATGGTGTGCGCAAAGCCCTGAACATGCCCGGGCGTTTGCGCAGGCCAAGCGACTGTGGCAGCAATTGCGCCCGGCGGCAGAGCACCTGCAGGCACCGCGGCATCTGGGGCGACGGGCGTTTCTCGGTGGTGCCATTGCGGCCTCTGCGGCGTTTTTGCTGATTCGCGGGACCGTGCCGGGCGGGCTCTCCGGATTGGGTGCGGATTACATCACCGAAGTCGGTGAGCAGCGCAGGTTCGATGTGGCCGATGGCGTGAGCCTGGAGCTCAATACCCAGACTCGTATCAACCAGCGTGCCAATGTCGACGGCACCCGGACCTTCGAGCTGCTCAGCGGCGAAGTCGAAGTCCTGACACACGCTCGGACACCGCTCAAGGTGCAGGCAGGCGGCGGTTGGCTGAGCGCCAGTCAAGCCCGGTTCAACTTGCGCAATACCGATCGGAGTGTGTGCGTCACATGCCTGGATGGGGCGCTGCAACTGGACGCGCGGGGCCACAGCATTCGCCTGGAATCCGGTCAGCAGGTGACCTACGACACCCGGCATATCGGCACGCCGCAAATGGTCGATACCTCGACGGTCATTGCCTGGCGCCAGCAGGTGCTGGTGTTCAACGATGCCACGCTGGCGACGGTGATCGACGAGATCAACCGTTATCGACCCGGCATGTTGCTGCTGCTCAACAGCGAGTTGGGCAAGCGTAAGGTGCAGGCGCGGTTCAGCCTGGATCAACTGGCGGGGGTCGCGTTGTTGATTCGCGATGCCTATAGGGTCAAGTGCACCGAATTGCCGGGTGGGGTGGTGGTGCTCAGCTAA
- a CDS encoding sigma-70 family RNA polymerase sigma factor: MKDTGKKSMVGLFLTSYDDFKVRLRRRLGSEDLANDVLHETYLRVDRMEDSPDIAQPNAYLYRMALNIAADRRQSDARLLTGSEVEELLQVSDEALDPARVVGGQKEIQLLLSALYELPARRRKIFIAARLEEAPHLEISQRFGISTRMVEKEIKAALGHCAARLERKLIQRFGPGAGKPS, translated from the coding sequence ATGAAAGACACCGGAAAAAAATCGATGGTCGGACTGTTCCTGACGTCCTATGACGACTTCAAGGTGCGTTTGCGCCGGCGTCTGGGGTCTGAAGATCTGGCCAACGATGTGCTGCATGAAACTTACCTGCGGGTTGACCGCATGGAAGACTCGCCGGATATCGCCCAGCCCAACGCCTATTTGTATCGCATGGCGCTGAACATCGCGGCGGACCGCCGTCAGTCTGATGCTCGCTTACTGACGGGCAGCGAAGTGGAAGAGCTGTTGCAGGTATCCGATGAGGCGCTGGACCCTGCACGGGTCGTGGGCGGGCAGAAGGAAATCCAGTTATTGCTCAGCGCGCTGTATGAGTTGCCGGCGCGTCGGCGCAAAATCTTTATCGCCGCCCGCCTTGAAGAGGCGCCACACTTGGAAATTTCCCAGCGTTTCGGCATTTCGACACGGATGGTCGAGAAGGAAATCAAAGCCGCTTTGGGCCATTGCGCCGCACGCCTGGAAAGAAAATTGATTCAGCGGTTCGGTCCCGGCGCGGGAAAACCGTCTTGA